The following proteins are co-located in the Doryrhamphus excisus isolate RoL2022-K1 chromosome 3, RoL_Dexc_1.0, whole genome shotgun sequence genome:
- the trappc14 gene encoding trafficking protein particle complex subunit 14 isoform X4, with protein MSDEHVCFHLSVSLDKLPVSTRQAKVAVTLWEEDEDSMEAREHGYLHLLQLYNPMHTFREDLHHTFKTQVHATLKVLPPPSVQCQQMTISGKYVTFLKVLNCSSQEEVCITDVKILPNYNLSYLPMMPDGSVLVVDNVCHGSAEVTMASFYRVDSRSSRLPSMLSALEEHNFLFRLHLHDKEEEDSSEGLEVPLVAVLHWSTSALPYTRYISTFYSLPSIRLSRPRLVMSATCPSAVKPLENFWVKYTLLNNLHDFLSVRLVWNLEGGKEGHQGDPKVVCQSPFNNLGGCRKGSIVSFTVAFQILGTGLFELSQHMKMKLQFTAPPVYGPASEPRSPQTNSSERTSLGQSTSFSHQQPPIMHHVRTGSMMEHPPSSSTPLCPPQAVKGLCRPPPEHSLISLDKVVKRGCQVFVLDSR; from the exons ATGTCTGATGAGCACGTTTGCTTCCATCTTTCTGTTTCCTTGGACAAACTGCCAGTCAGCACACGACAAGCCAAG GTCGCAGTGACGCTATGGGAAGAGGATGAAGACTCGATGGAAGCAAGGGAACATGGCTACCTTCATCTCCTGCAGCTCTACAATCCCATGCACACCTTCAGAGAAGACCTCCACCACACATTTAAGACACAAG TCCACGCCACCTTGAAGGTTCTGCCGCCTCCTAGTGTTCAGTGTCAGCAAATGACAATCTCTGGAAAATATGTGACTTTCCTCAAAG TGTTGAACTGCAGCTCTCAGGAGGAGGTTTGCATCACAGATGTGAAGATCCTCCCCAACTATAACTTGTCGTACCTGCCCATGATGCCAGATGGTTCTGTTCTTGTTGTCGACAATGTCTG CCACGGGTCGGCCGAGGTCACCATGGCGTCCTTCTACCGAGTGGACAGCCGGTCATCACGCCTACCCAGCATGCTCAGCGCACTGGAGGAGCACAACTTCCTGTTTCGGTTGCATCTCCacgacaaggaggaggaggactctAGCGAG GGTCTGGAGGTGCCGCTTGTGGCTGTGTTACACTGGTCCACGTCAGCCCTCCCGTACACCAG GTACATCTCCACATTTTACTCGTTGCCGAGCATTCGTTTGAGTCGCCCCCGTCTAGTCATGAGTGCGACCTGTCCAAGCGCCGTCAAGCCTCTGGAGAACTTCTGGGTGAAGTACACCCTGCTCAACAACCtgcatgacttcctgtctgtaCGTCTGGTGTGGAATCTGGAAG GTGGCAAAGAAGGCCACCAGGGGGACCCCAAGGTGGTGTGCCAGTCTCCCTTCAACAACCTTGGTGGCTGTAGGAAAGGCTCCATCGTCTCCTTCACTGTCGCCTTCCAGATCCTTGGAACGGGACTTTTTGAG CTGAGCCAACACATGAAGATGAAGCTCCAGTTTACGGCCCCTCCGGTTTACGGTCCTGCGTCTGAACCCCGGTCACCCCAGACAAACTCTTCAGAGAGAACCAGCCTGGGACAATCCACAAGTTTCTCACACCAACAACCTCCCATAATGCACCATGTCAG GACAGGTAGCATGATGGAGCATCCGCCCAGCAGCAGCACTCCTCTTTGCCCCCCCCAGGCGGTCAAAGGCCTGTGTCGGCCCCCTCCTGAGCATTCCCTCATTTCATTGGACAAAGTGGTTAAAAGAGGATGCCAAGTGTTTGTGTTGGACAGCAGGTAA
- the trappc14 gene encoding trafficking protein particle complex subunit 14 isoform X1, translating into MEALFEHFIYFPVSPVATGTGTEELATLPVRTSFYLGETVHLLLVLKFRGGASCIKIGELYAVATVSEDYNGGGKRRSFENSLHRSDEDDEDRLKSSIRTFKHCNPLLNHSNQRHSMEPVKSTVMSDEHVCFHLSVSLDKLPVSTRQAKVAVTLWEEDEDSMEAREHGYLHLLQLYNPMHTFREDLHHTFKTQVHATLKVLPPPSVQCQQMTISGKYVTFLKVLNCSSQEEVCITDVKILPNYNLSYLPMMPDGSVLVVDNVCHGSAEVTMASFYRVDSRSSRLPSMLSALEEHNFLFRLHLHDKEEEDSSEGLEVPLVAVLHWSTSALPYTRYISTFYSLPSIRLSRPRLVMSATCPSAVKPLENFWVKYTLLNNLHDFLSVRLVWNLEGGKEGHQGDPKVVCQSPFNNLGGCRKGSIVSFTVAFQILGTGLFELSQHMKMKLQFTAPPVYGPASEPRSPQTNSSERTSLGQSTSFSHQQPPIMHHVRTGSMMEHPPSSSTPLCPPQAVKGLCRPPPEHSLISLDKVVKRGCQVFVLDSR; encoded by the exons ATGGAGGCtctttttgaacattttatttatttccccgTGTCCCCGGTTGCCACTGGGACTGGGACGGAGGAGTTGGCGACCCTGCCCGTCAGAACGAGCTTCTACCTCGGCGAAACGGTGCACTTGTTGCTGGTGTTAAAGTTCCGGGGGGGAGCTAGCTGTATTAAGATTGGTGAACTGTATGCCGTGGCGACCGTTAGCGAGGACTACAATGGCGGCGGGAAGAGGAGATCATTTGAAAACAGTCTCCATCGCAGCGATGAGGACGACGAGGACCGACTCAAAAGTAGCATAAGGACATTTAAACACTGCAACCCGCTTCTCAACCACAGCAATCAACGACATAGCATGGAACCAGTCAAG TCCACAGTGATGTCTGATGAGCACGTTTGCTTCCATCTTTCTGTTTCCTTGGACAAACTGCCAGTCAGCACACGACAAGCCAAG GTCGCAGTGACGCTATGGGAAGAGGATGAAGACTCGATGGAAGCAAGGGAACATGGCTACCTTCATCTCCTGCAGCTCTACAATCCCATGCACACCTTCAGAGAAGACCTCCACCACACATTTAAGACACAAG TCCACGCCACCTTGAAGGTTCTGCCGCCTCCTAGTGTTCAGTGTCAGCAAATGACAATCTCTGGAAAATATGTGACTTTCCTCAAAG TGTTGAACTGCAGCTCTCAGGAGGAGGTTTGCATCACAGATGTGAAGATCCTCCCCAACTATAACTTGTCGTACCTGCCCATGATGCCAGATGGTTCTGTTCTTGTTGTCGACAATGTCTG CCACGGGTCGGCCGAGGTCACCATGGCGTCCTTCTACCGAGTGGACAGCCGGTCATCACGCCTACCCAGCATGCTCAGCGCACTGGAGGAGCACAACTTCCTGTTTCGGTTGCATCTCCacgacaaggaggaggaggactctAGCGAG GGTCTGGAGGTGCCGCTTGTGGCTGTGTTACACTGGTCCACGTCAGCCCTCCCGTACACCAG GTACATCTCCACATTTTACTCGTTGCCGAGCATTCGTTTGAGTCGCCCCCGTCTAGTCATGAGTGCGACCTGTCCAAGCGCCGTCAAGCCTCTGGAGAACTTCTGGGTGAAGTACACCCTGCTCAACAACCtgcatgacttcctgtctgtaCGTCTGGTGTGGAATCTGGAAG GTGGCAAAGAAGGCCACCAGGGGGACCCCAAGGTGGTGTGCCAGTCTCCCTTCAACAACCTTGGTGGCTGTAGGAAAGGCTCCATCGTCTCCTTCACTGTCGCCTTCCAGATCCTTGGAACGGGACTTTTTGAG CTGAGCCAACACATGAAGATGAAGCTCCAGTTTACGGCCCCTCCGGTTTACGGTCCTGCGTCTGAACCCCGGTCACCCCAGACAAACTCTTCAGAGAGAACCAGCCTGGGACAATCCACAAGTTTCTCACACCAACAACCTCCCATAATGCACCATGTCAG GACAGGTAGCATGATGGAGCATCCGCCCAGCAGCAGCACTCCTCTTTGCCCCCCCCAGGCGGTCAAAGGCCTGTGTCGGCCCCCTCCTGAGCATTCCCTCATTTCATTGGACAAAGTGGTTAAAAGAGGATGCCAAGTGTTTGTGTTGGACAGCAGGTAA
- the cdc42ep4b gene encoding cdc42 effector protein 4 — MPILKQPVHSQPSKRRSRIDLTAEMISAPLGDFRHTMHVGRGGDAFGDTSFLSTRSGEGPDGDAKSGSPRPKSGLLSRTFRGSKRSHSVNRGDKYEYAAVPSAGSANLVKNAISLPYLNHQGGNGGGRLAKSVSSSPMKKLEEVDTKPVNGAVAIATFDAEFDERSFGHLGDLPPSVPKGGGMKHAESMMSFHIDLGPSMLGDVLSVMERKDNEDADLGYEEGKGSEGHASPSRIPLIDDDDAEERAPARPPRALYRHETVEAPYTPEPHARNRHRSPDSCSVSSDGSATQEKTLHRFRRDGDTDSAKYSSPHGDEDFSFMDDEDDEIRV; from the coding sequence ATGCCCATCCTCAAGCAGCCGGTCCACTCCCAGCCGTCCAAGCGGCGATCCCGGATCGACCTGACGGCGGAGATGATCAGCGCCCCGCTGGGGGACTTCCGCCATACCATGCACGTGGGGCGAGGCGGCGACGCCTTCGGGGACACGTCCTTCCTCAGCACTCGCTCGGGAGAGGGCCCCGACGGGGACGCCAAGAGCGGCTCTCCGCGTCCCAAGTCCGGGCTTCTGTCCCGCACCTTCCGAGGCAGCAAGCGCTCCCATTCGGTCAACCGGGGGGACAAGTACGAGTACGCCGCCGTGCCCTCCGCCGGCTCGGCCAACTTGGTGAAAAACGCCATTTCCCTGCCGTACCTCAACCACCAGGGGGGGAATGGAGGCGGGCGCCTGGCAAAGAGCGTGTCCTCCAGTCCCATGAAGAAGCTGGAGGAAGTGGATACCAAGCCGGTGAACGGTGCCGTCGCCATCGCCACGTTTGACGCTGAGTTCGACGAGCGCAGTTTTGGCCATCTGGGCGACTTGCCGCCGTCCGTGCCCAAAGGTGGCGGCATGAAGCACGCCGAGTCTATGATGTCCTTCCATATTGACCTCGGACCCTCCATGCTGGGGGACGTCCTGAGCGTGATGGAGAGGAAAGACAACGAGGATGCGGACCTCGGCTACGAGGAGGGCAAAGGAAGCGAAGGCCACGCCTCGCCGTCCCGCATCCCGCTCATCGATGACGATGACGCGGAGGAGCGGGCGCCCGCCAGGCCGCCCCGCGCCTTGTACAGACATGAAACCGTGGAGGCGCCCTACACCCCCGAGCCGCACGCCCGGAACCGCCACCGCAGCCCAGACAGCTGCTCCGTGTCCAGCGACGGCTCGGCCACCCAGGAGAAAACCCTGCACCGATTCCGCCGCGACGGCGACACGGACAGCGCCAAGTACAGCTCGCCACACGGCGACGAGGACTTCTCCTTCATGGACGACGAAGACGATGAGATCAGAGTCTGA
- the trappc14 gene encoding trafficking protein particle complex subunit 14 isoform X3, whose translation MRRSTAYDISSTVMSDEHVCFHLSVSLDKLPVSTRQAKVAVTLWEEDEDSMEAREHGYLHLLQLYNPMHTFREDLHHTFKTQVHATLKVLPPPSVQCQQMTISGKYVTFLKVLNCSSQEEVCITDVKILPNYNLSYLPMMPDGSVLVVDNVCHGSAEVTMASFYRVDSRSSRLPSMLSALEEHNFLFRLHLHDKEEEDSSEGLEVPLVAVLHWSTSALPYTRYISTFYSLPSIRLSRPRLVMSATCPSAVKPLENFWVKYTLLNNLHDFLSVRLVWNLEGGKEGHQGDPKVVCQSPFNNLGGCRKGSIVSFTVAFQILGTGLFELSQHMKMKLQFTAPPVYGPASEPRSPQTNSSERTSLGQSTSFSHQQPPIMHHVRTGSMMEHPPSSSTPLCPPQAVKGLCRPPPEHSLISLDKVVKRGCQVFVLDSR comes from the exons ATGAGGAGGAGCACTGCGTATgacatttct TCCACAGTGATGTCTGATGAGCACGTTTGCTTCCATCTTTCTGTTTCCTTGGACAAACTGCCAGTCAGCACACGACAAGCCAAG GTCGCAGTGACGCTATGGGAAGAGGATGAAGACTCGATGGAAGCAAGGGAACATGGCTACCTTCATCTCCTGCAGCTCTACAATCCCATGCACACCTTCAGAGAAGACCTCCACCACACATTTAAGACACAAG TCCACGCCACCTTGAAGGTTCTGCCGCCTCCTAGTGTTCAGTGTCAGCAAATGACAATCTCTGGAAAATATGTGACTTTCCTCAAAG TGTTGAACTGCAGCTCTCAGGAGGAGGTTTGCATCACAGATGTGAAGATCCTCCCCAACTATAACTTGTCGTACCTGCCCATGATGCCAGATGGTTCTGTTCTTGTTGTCGACAATGTCTG CCACGGGTCGGCCGAGGTCACCATGGCGTCCTTCTACCGAGTGGACAGCCGGTCATCACGCCTACCCAGCATGCTCAGCGCACTGGAGGAGCACAACTTCCTGTTTCGGTTGCATCTCCacgacaaggaggaggaggactctAGCGAG GGTCTGGAGGTGCCGCTTGTGGCTGTGTTACACTGGTCCACGTCAGCCCTCCCGTACACCAG GTACATCTCCACATTTTACTCGTTGCCGAGCATTCGTTTGAGTCGCCCCCGTCTAGTCATGAGTGCGACCTGTCCAAGCGCCGTCAAGCCTCTGGAGAACTTCTGGGTGAAGTACACCCTGCTCAACAACCtgcatgacttcctgtctgtaCGTCTGGTGTGGAATCTGGAAG GTGGCAAAGAAGGCCACCAGGGGGACCCCAAGGTGGTGTGCCAGTCTCCCTTCAACAACCTTGGTGGCTGTAGGAAAGGCTCCATCGTCTCCTTCACTGTCGCCTTCCAGATCCTTGGAACGGGACTTTTTGAG CTGAGCCAACACATGAAGATGAAGCTCCAGTTTACGGCCCCTCCGGTTTACGGTCCTGCGTCTGAACCCCGGTCACCCCAGACAAACTCTTCAGAGAGAACCAGCCTGGGACAATCCACAAGTTTCTCACACCAACAACCTCCCATAATGCACCATGTCAG GACAGGTAGCATGATGGAGCATCCGCCCAGCAGCAGCACTCCTCTTTGCCCCCCCCAGGCGGTCAAAGGCCTGTGTCGGCCCCCTCCTGAGCATTCCCTCATTTCATTGGACAAAGTGGTTAAAAGAGGATGCCAAGTGTTTGTGTTGGACAGCAGGTAA
- the trappc14 gene encoding trafficking protein particle complex subunit 14 isoform X2, with product MEALFEHFIYFPVSPVATGTGTEELATLPVRTSFYLGETVHLLLVLKFRGGASCIKIGELYAVATVSEDYNGGGKRRSFENSLHRSDEDDEDRLKSSIRTFKHCNPLLNHSNQRHSMEPVKVAVTLWEEDEDSMEAREHGYLHLLQLYNPMHTFREDLHHTFKTQVHATLKVLPPPSVQCQQMTISGKYVTFLKVLNCSSQEEVCITDVKILPNYNLSYLPMMPDGSVLVVDNVCHGSAEVTMASFYRVDSRSSRLPSMLSALEEHNFLFRLHLHDKEEEDSSEGLEVPLVAVLHWSTSALPYTRYISTFYSLPSIRLSRPRLVMSATCPSAVKPLENFWVKYTLLNNLHDFLSVRLVWNLEGGKEGHQGDPKVVCQSPFNNLGGCRKGSIVSFTVAFQILGTGLFELSQHMKMKLQFTAPPVYGPASEPRSPQTNSSERTSLGQSTSFSHQQPPIMHHVRTGSMMEHPPSSSTPLCPPQAVKGLCRPPPEHSLISLDKVVKRGCQVFVLDSR from the exons ATGGAGGCtctttttgaacattttatttatttccccgTGTCCCCGGTTGCCACTGGGACTGGGACGGAGGAGTTGGCGACCCTGCCCGTCAGAACGAGCTTCTACCTCGGCGAAACGGTGCACTTGTTGCTGGTGTTAAAGTTCCGGGGGGGAGCTAGCTGTATTAAGATTGGTGAACTGTATGCCGTGGCGACCGTTAGCGAGGACTACAATGGCGGCGGGAAGAGGAGATCATTTGAAAACAGTCTCCATCGCAGCGATGAGGACGACGAGGACCGACTCAAAAGTAGCATAAGGACATTTAAACACTGCAACCCGCTTCTCAACCACAGCAATCAACGACATAGCATGGAACCAGTCAAG GTCGCAGTGACGCTATGGGAAGAGGATGAAGACTCGATGGAAGCAAGGGAACATGGCTACCTTCATCTCCTGCAGCTCTACAATCCCATGCACACCTTCAGAGAAGACCTCCACCACACATTTAAGACACAAG TCCACGCCACCTTGAAGGTTCTGCCGCCTCCTAGTGTTCAGTGTCAGCAAATGACAATCTCTGGAAAATATGTGACTTTCCTCAAAG TGTTGAACTGCAGCTCTCAGGAGGAGGTTTGCATCACAGATGTGAAGATCCTCCCCAACTATAACTTGTCGTACCTGCCCATGATGCCAGATGGTTCTGTTCTTGTTGTCGACAATGTCTG CCACGGGTCGGCCGAGGTCACCATGGCGTCCTTCTACCGAGTGGACAGCCGGTCATCACGCCTACCCAGCATGCTCAGCGCACTGGAGGAGCACAACTTCCTGTTTCGGTTGCATCTCCacgacaaggaggaggaggactctAGCGAG GGTCTGGAGGTGCCGCTTGTGGCTGTGTTACACTGGTCCACGTCAGCCCTCCCGTACACCAG GTACATCTCCACATTTTACTCGTTGCCGAGCATTCGTTTGAGTCGCCCCCGTCTAGTCATGAGTGCGACCTGTCCAAGCGCCGTCAAGCCTCTGGAGAACTTCTGGGTGAAGTACACCCTGCTCAACAACCtgcatgacttcctgtctgtaCGTCTGGTGTGGAATCTGGAAG GTGGCAAAGAAGGCCACCAGGGGGACCCCAAGGTGGTGTGCCAGTCTCCCTTCAACAACCTTGGTGGCTGTAGGAAAGGCTCCATCGTCTCCTTCACTGTCGCCTTCCAGATCCTTGGAACGGGACTTTTTGAG CTGAGCCAACACATGAAGATGAAGCTCCAGTTTACGGCCCCTCCGGTTTACGGTCCTGCGTCTGAACCCCGGTCACCCCAGACAAACTCTTCAGAGAGAACCAGCCTGGGACAATCCACAAGTTTCTCACACCAACAACCTCCCATAATGCACCATGTCAG GACAGGTAGCATGATGGAGCATCCGCCCAGCAGCAGCACTCCTCTTTGCCCCCCCCAGGCGGTCAAAGGCCTGTGTCGGCCCCCTCCTGAGCATTCCCTCATTTCATTGGACAAAGTGGTTAAAAGAGGATGCCAAGTGTTTGTGTTGGACAGCAGGTAA